A window of the Hordeum vulgare subsp. vulgare chromosome 5H, MorexV3_pseudomolecules_assembly, whole genome shotgun sequence genome harbors these coding sequences:
- the LOC123399248 gene encoding uncharacterized protein LOC123399248, translating into MGAEGGSSAAASRCRSTGATMSVAPASDGNGASCCCCCINIYVNNNVQGVTNSVLFGSSVVMRDPGARVVPSRRPPRSARVFRGKQRRQQKKKKMMRTTVWAAAMVCLAALAVILLLLSVKRT; encoded by the coding sequence ATGGGTGCAGAAGGTGGTTCGTCGGCGGCGGCGTCAAGATGCAGGAGCACGGGGGCGACGATGTCGGTGGCGCCGGCGAGCGACGGCAACGGCGcctcttgctgctgctgctgcatcaACATCTACGTGAACAACAACGTGCAGGGCGTCACCAACTCGGTGCTCTTCGGGAGCAGCGTGGTCATGAGAGACCCCGGAGCTCGCGTCGTCCCGTCCCGCCGTCCGCCGCGCTCTGCTCGTGTTTTCCGCGGAAAGCAGAGGCGGcaacagaagaaaaagaagatgatgaggacGACTGTGTGGGCTGCTGCTATGGTTTGCCTGGCGGCCCTCGCCGtcattcttcttctgctgagcgtGAAGCGTACGTAA